One genomic segment of Kordiimonas sp. SCSIO 12603 includes these proteins:
- a CDS encoding DNA-binding domain-containing protein, whose amino-acid sequence MLEELQKNFRLAIQQGDASTGILPAIVNDGAIAPEQRLQVYQNNFLLTLADNLQAVFPLAENFVGEAFLREAIKQFIRAHPPREAALDEYGSEFADFFENYEHAEDVVYIADIIRIEWAIHRLQYVSPVSAVADKLTLNPHVRIIESDYPLLNLWMVGQGQLMPEAVHLEQGGQTVCVVLDGGEIKLYPLTTEERALLQNLKNDLEDVTVNASMVGLDALTLKGVVLASEP is encoded by the coding sequence ATGCTTGAGGAACTGCAGAAAAATTTCAGATTGGCTATTCAGCAGGGTGATGCCTCAACCGGCATTCTTCCTGCGATTGTTAATGACGGGGCAATTGCTCCAGAGCAACGTTTGCAAGTTTATCAGAATAACTTTCTGCTAACGCTTGCTGATAACCTTCAGGCTGTTTTCCCTCTAGCAGAAAATTTTGTGGGGGAGGCTTTCCTGAGGGAAGCGATTAAACAGTTTATTCGTGCACATCCGCCCAGAGAAGCTGCTTTGGACGAGTATGGCTCTGAATTTGCTGATTTTTTTGAAAACTATGAGCATGCGGAAGATGTTGTCTATATAGCAGATATCATCCGTATCGAATGGGCTATACATCGCTTACAGTATGTAAGCCCTGTTTCTGCTGTTGCAGATAAATTAACGCTTAACCCTCATGTCAGGATTATTGAAAGTGATTATCCGCTTTTAAACCTGTGGATGGTTGGGCAGGGGCAGTTAATGCCGGAGGCTGTTCATTTAGAACAAGGTGGACAGACTGTATGTGTTGTTCTTGATGGTGGTGAAATAAAGCTATATCCGCTGACTACGGAAGAGAGGGCTTTACTTCAAAATCTTAAGAATGATCTCGAAGATGTGACTGTTAATGCTTCTATGGTAGGGTTAGATGCTTTGACACTTAAAGGAGTTGTGCTCGCTAGCGAGCCATGA
- the flgG gene encoding flagellar basal-body rod protein FlgG, whose amino-acid sequence MKALSTAATGMLAQQLNIDVVSNNIANLNTTGFKRQRAEFQDLLYQNIERVGANSSNAGTVVPSGIQVGVGVRTAGVYRITDQGALQNTGNIYDIAINGKGFFQIQLPDNTESYTRAGSFQIDNQGRLVTPQGYPVQPGINIPQGAVDVTINEQGEVFAIQDGQVAPTQIGQLDLAIFPNEVGLEAIGNNMFLESQASGAPIISNPGEIGYGTVVQGFLENANVNAVNEITAMISAQRAYELNSKVIQTADEMLSAANNLR is encoded by the coding sequence ATGAAAGCACTTAGTACAGCAGCAACAGGCATGTTAGCGCAGCAACTGAACATTGATGTTGTTTCAAACAATATTGCTAACCTGAACACCACTGGCTTCAAGCGCCAGCGCGCTGAATTTCAGGATCTACTCTACCAGAATATTGAACGTGTTGGTGCCAACTCTTCAAACGCAGGCACAGTTGTTCCGAGCGGTATTCAAGTAGGTGTCGGTGTTCGCACGGCAGGTGTTTACAGGATTACAGATCAGGGTGCTCTCCAAAATACTGGCAACATCTATGATATAGCCATTAACGGCAAAGGCTTTTTCCAGATCCAGCTTCCTGACAACACTGAATCTTATACACGCGCAGGGTCATTCCAGATCGACAACCAGGGCCGTTTGGTAACACCACAAGGTTACCCCGTTCAGCCAGGCATCAACATCCCTCAGGGCGCTGTTGATGTGACAATAAACGAACAAGGTGAAGTATTTGCCATTCAGGATGGACAGGTAGCCCCTACACAGATTGGACAGCTTGATCTTGCGATCTTCCCGAACGAGGTTGGCCTTGAAGCGATCGGTAACAACATGTTCCTCGAATCTCAGGCGTCAGGTGCACCAATCATCTCCAACCCGGGTGAGATCGGATACGGTACGGTTGTTCAAGGCTTCCTTGAAAACGCTAACGTGAATGCAGTGAATGAGATTACAGCAATGATCTCCGCACAGCGCGCTTACGAGCTAAATTCCAAGGTAATCCAGACAGCCGATGAGATGCTTTCTGCTGCCAATAACCTTCGTTAA
- a CDS encoding DUF692 domain-containing protein → MVKQPIHLLSSSNLPVGVSLKSQHFEDVLHSQPDLAFFEVHAENYMSDGGAHHRYLEAILENYALSIHGVGMSLGSAQGLDADHLKRFSALVERYNPALVSEHLAWSVHDGYYLSDLLPLPLNKESLQIVIKNIDTMQQALGRQILVENPSAYLAFEQSEIPEPEFLATIAEKTDCGLLLDVNNVYVSGTNMHWNTDSYLDDFPLDKVKEIHLAGHAIRDVEGTPLLIDDHGSIVCDDVWDIYRRVTAEAGAVPTLVEWDSNIPSFQVLMTEAEKAKSILERQAGEQELARYA, encoded by the coding sequence ATGGTTAAACAGCCCATTCACTTACTATCCAGCAGCAATTTGCCTGTTGGCGTGAGCTTGAAAAGCCAACATTTTGAGGATGTACTACATTCTCAACCAGATTTGGCTTTCTTTGAAGTGCATGCTGAAAACTATATGTCTGATGGTGGTGCTCACCATCGGTACCTTGAAGCTATCCTGGAGAATTATGCCCTCTCTATTCACGGTGTAGGCATGTCTCTTGGATCAGCACAAGGTTTGGATGCAGATCATTTGAAACGGTTTAGTGCGCTTGTTGAGCGTTATAATCCAGCTTTAGTGTCTGAGCATCTGGCTTGGTCTGTTCATGATGGGTATTATCTTAGCGATCTGTTGCCACTTCCTTTGAATAAAGAAAGTTTGCAGATTGTTATAAAAAATATCGATACTATGCAGCAGGCTTTAGGTCGACAGATTTTGGTAGAAAATCCTTCTGCTTATTTAGCATTTGAACAAAGTGAAATACCTGAGCCTGAATTTTTAGCAACTATTGCTGAAAAAACGGACTGTGGTTTGTTACTTGATGTAAATAATGTTTATGTTTCAGGTACTAACATGCACTGGAATACGGATAGCTATCTAGATGATTTCCCTCTTGATAAAGTAAAGGAAATTCATTTAGCAGGTCATGCAATTCGTGATGTAGAAGGAACACCTCTGCTTATTGATGATCACGGCAGTATTGTGTGTGATGACGTTTGGGATATTTATCGCCGCGTCACTGCAGAAGCGGGCGCTGTGCCGACACTTGTTGAATGGGATAGCAATATCCCTAGCTTTCAGGTGTTGATGACAGAGGCAGAAAAAGCAAAATCTATTTTGGAACGTCAAGCTGGGGAGCAGGAGCTTGCTCGCTATGCTTGA
- a CDS encoding lipopolysaccharide assembly protein LapB, giving the protein MTSSKWVKKLCVTTALTTAIFAVPASFAPAVTAQVSGPTITFQSGQLANHARIAVDIPGDATYSIAVNDKVLRITLDSVFTPDFSAFGAANLRQIGNPRVSYIGGRTLIDFDVLPGVSPRDFRSGNFLIVDVYGGEETASLPAFVDSGAFTPPPAAAAADENSEPIEEDVENDGGEGVPADNAVPEDDDLGSTTDISTVSRQEQRGPIRLLGLPEVTNPDQEAVDVGVAEVENGISLSFNWPIDAAAAVFERGEYLWIVFDQTYAFDPKGMIDAGTLVSDRIHTVEQLEHLDALVLRMSVRTNQNYVVEKDARRWIIYLKDTPAKPRFPITPERRNEGANGQQIFVAASDVGRKIEVEDPDIGDYFVVMPLARQGSGLAQDFSYASAELAETAQGIVITPLTDFVNVERFTDGVAISSSGNDFLSSSRLSRATGIGSDLQTGFARLIDFANWRIGPSWEYRKNKTRLLYELSLRQLDDRNEVRWKLARYYLAHGRAAEALGILERMLEEDPLLSQNTEFLAVRGVANFKQGRLDAALADLSARELEAEQDAELWLLLVEEQKGHYEKALEHYRRGKDVMGTYDTEDRAEISLAAVRAAVETGDIELAQQELALLNGVDLNEDQLLETLFQAARISEMQGDFDTAFAQYDELTGASNRWISARARYARIRYGLRNGDLNYTDAIDQLERLRYAWRGDKFEIKLLNDLAEYYFATKQYTAGLSALRAGVSYYPEEASELKMLLRMGQVFKDLYVNNGADEMTPVAAISLFYQFQDLTPLGAEGDFMVRRLAARMVSVDLLDNAATLLEYQVSQRAEGAARAQIAAQLAKIYIMDSRPEQAIEILRATREPRLPNDIVANRRHVEARALVEQGRYEEAEVMLEDDSSADAEVLRTDIFWGSKEWPKLINTVQRILGDGWRRNQALNSLQRLNLIRLTIGMTFMDDRAGLIEMRRRYGNQMRSGDFANAFELLTNDQELSGRELGAIASQIASVEKLQTFMREYRSDFSGR; this is encoded by the coding sequence ATGACCTCTTCTAAGTGGGTGAAAAAGCTGTGTGTAACAACAGCACTCACTACTGCAATTTTTGCAGTACCCGCTTCGTTTGCGCCTGCTGTTACTGCGCAGGTAAGTGGCCCAACAATTACTTTCCAAAGTGGGCAGTTAGCAAATCATGCCCGAATTGCAGTCGATATACCTGGAGATGCAACATATTCAATTGCGGTTAATGACAAGGTTTTAAGAATTACACTCGATAGTGTTTTTACCCCTGATTTTAGTGCTTTTGGTGCGGCAAATCTTAGACAAATTGGCAATCCAAGGGTTAGCTACATTGGGGGCAGAACACTTATTGATTTTGATGTGTTACCCGGTGTGTCACCACGAGATTTTCGGTCTGGGAATTTCTTGATTGTTGATGTTTATGGTGGTGAAGAAACTGCTTCTCTACCGGCTTTTGTTGATTCTGGCGCTTTTACTCCACCTCCTGCTGCAGCAGCTGCAGATGAAAATAGTGAACCTATTGAAGAAGATGTAGAAAACGATGGTGGTGAAGGTGTACCGGCAGACAATGCCGTGCCTGAAGATGACGATCTTGGAAGCACGACCGACATTAGTACGGTTAGTAGGCAGGAACAAAGGGGACCTATCAGACTTTTGGGTTTGCCTGAAGTAACCAATCCTGATCAGGAAGCAGTAGATGTTGGTGTTGCCGAGGTTGAGAATGGTATTTCGCTTTCCTTCAATTGGCCGATAGACGCTGCAGCAGCCGTATTTGAACGCGGTGAGTATCTTTGGATCGTGTTTGATCAAACATATGCTTTTGATCCAAAAGGTATGATTGATGCTGGTACATTGGTTTCTGATCGAATTCATACGGTTGAGCAGCTAGAACATCTTGATGCACTAGTTCTTAGGATGTCTGTTAGAACCAATCAGAATTATGTGGTGGAAAAGGATGCCCGACGGTGGATTATTTACTTGAAAGATACACCGGCAAAGCCCCGTTTTCCAATTACGCCAGAACGCCGTAATGAAGGTGCCAACGGTCAGCAGATTTTTGTTGCTGCATCTGATGTAGGACGCAAAATTGAAGTAGAAGATCCAGACATTGGCGATTATTTTGTGGTGATGCCTTTGGCACGGCAGGGCAGTGGATTAGCGCAGGACTTTAGTTATGCATCAGCTGAGCTCGCTGAAACCGCGCAAGGTATTGTAATCACGCCACTGACAGACTTTGTAAATGTTGAGCGTTTCACTGATGGTGTTGCTATTAGTTCTTCTGGAAATGATTTTCTTTCTTCTTCAAGGCTTTCTCGAGCCACAGGGATCGGTAGTGATTTACAGACGGGCTTCGCGCGATTGATTGATTTCGCCAATTGGCGCATTGGCCCTTCTTGGGAATACCGGAAAAATAAAACTCGTTTATTGTATGAACTTTCGCTGCGTCAGTTAGATGATCGCAACGAAGTTCGCTGGAAGTTAGCTCGTTATTATTTGGCCCATGGCCGGGCCGCTGAGGCACTCGGTATTCTTGAGCGGATGCTAGAAGAAGACCCGTTACTGTCTCAAAATACGGAATTCCTCGCAGTTCGAGGTGTGGCTAATTTCAAGCAAGGTAGATTGGATGCTGCTCTCGCTGATCTTTCCGCAAGAGAATTAGAAGCTGAACAGGATGCTGAGCTTTGGCTGTTACTCGTTGAAGAACAGAAGGGCCATTACGAAAAGGCGTTGGAGCATTACCGTCGCGGTAAAGACGTAATGGGTACATATGATACCGAGGACCGTGCGGAAATATCTCTCGCTGCTGTAAGGGCAGCTGTTGAAACTGGAGACATTGAGCTCGCTCAACAAGAATTAGCGCTTTTGAATGGTGTTGATCTTAACGAAGATCAGTTGCTTGAAACATTGTTCCAAGCGGCCCGTATTTCAGAAATGCAAGGCGATTTCGATACAGCATTTGCCCAGTATGATGAACTAACAGGTGCTTCAAACCGTTGGATTTCAGCTAGGGCTAGGTACGCACGTATTCGGTATGGGCTTCGGAACGGAGACCTTAATTATACAGATGCTATCGATCAACTAGAACGCCTTCGTTATGCTTGGCGCGGAGATAAGTTTGAAATTAAGCTTTTGAATGACCTAGCCGAATATTATTTTGCTACAAAGCAATATACAGCGGGCCTTTCTGCGCTTCGTGCGGGGGTTTCATACTATCCGGAAGAGGCGAGTGAGCTGAAAATGCTGCTCCGTATGGGACAGGTGTTTAAAGATCTATATGTAAATAACGGTGCAGATGAAATGACACCGGTTGCCGCCATTAGTCTGTTTTATCAGTTTCAAGACCTTACACCACTTGGGGCTGAAGGTGACTTCATGGTGCGGCGATTAGCTGCGCGAATGGTTTCTGTTGATCTTTTAGATAATGCCGCAACTCTTCTTGAATATCAGGTGTCTCAGCGTGCGGAAGGTGCCGCACGAGCGCAAATCGCTGCCCAGTTAGCTAAAATCTATATTATGGATTCGAGGCCAGAGCAGGCTATCGAGATTTTGCGGGCAACCCGGGAACCTAGATTACCCAATGATATTGTTGCAAACCGCAGGCATGTTGAAGCACGGGCTCTTGTAGAACAGGGGCGTTATGAAGAAGCAGAAGTGATGCTGGAAGATGATAGTAGTGCTGATGCAGAGGTTCTGCGCACTGATATTTTCTGGGGTAGTAAAGAATGGCCGAAACTGATTAATACGGTACAGCGTATTCTTGGAGACGGCTGGCGCAGGAATCAGGCACTTAACAGTCTTCAACGTCTGAATTTGATCAGACTCACTATTGGTATGACTTTCATGGATGACCGGGCAGGGCTTATTGAGATGCGCCGCCGATATGGCAATCAGATGCGTAGCGGTGATTTTGCCAATGCTTTCGAATTGTTGACAAATGACCAGGAACTTAGTGGTAGAGAGCTTGGTGCTATTGCTAGCCAAATCGCGAGCGTTGAGAAACTTCAGACATTTATGCGTGAATATCGTAGTGATTTTTCCGGTAGATAA
- a CDS encoding flagellar hook basal-body protein: MDTALFVGMAHREALKRRMDVVAHNIANMSTTAFNKERVVFRQLLIDAPGADATKGGKISYVQDHGIVRNLDIGTPIPSNNPLDVFINGRGYLSVQGSDGETVYTRNGRMTIDIDRNLALLSGEKVLDENGQTIDFDEDDVNITIADDGTISTNNGEKGKITIVQFQNEQAMKRRGASLYETDQTPIEPENVTDVMIKSKAYESSNVNAVESMVEMIDVLRAYQKADKTSNDYQEMREDALRRLARVQ; this comes from the coding sequence ATGGATACGGCTTTATTCGTAGGCATGGCCCATAGAGAGGCCCTCAAAAGAAGAATGGATGTTGTTGCACACAACATCGCTAACATGTCTACCACCGCCTTTAACAAGGAGCGTGTGGTATTTCGTCAGTTGTTGATTGACGCACCTGGTGCAGATGCAACAAAAGGCGGCAAGATTTCCTATGTGCAGGATCACGGCATTGTCCGTAACCTGGATATTGGCACACCTATTCCTTCAAATAATCCTCTTGATGTATTTATTAATGGTCGCGGGTACCTATCCGTTCAGGGTAGCGACGGAGAGACCGTCTATACACGCAATGGCCGGATGACGATTGATATTGACCGCAACTTAGCACTTCTTTCTGGAGAAAAAGTGCTCGATGAAAATGGCCAAACGATCGATTTTGATGAAGATGATGTGAATATTACCATTGCCGATGATGGCACCATTTCCACAAATAATGGCGAAAAAGGTAAAATCACCATTGTTCAATTCCAAAACGAACAAGCCATGAAACGTCGCGGCGCATCACTTTATGAAACTGATCAAACACCGATTGAACCTGAAAACGTTACGGATGTTATGATCAAAAGCAAAGCCTATGAAAGCTCCAACGTGAACGCCGTTGAATCCATGGTTGAGATGATTGACGTCCTTCGCGCTTATCAAAAAGCCGACAAAACCAGCAACGATTATCAAGAGATGCGTGAAGACGCCCTCAGAAGATTGGCACGCGTTCAATAA
- a CDS encoding DUF6468 domain-containing protein, protein MTEISTLIVDGILAVLLVSVIVVCTIVYRRLGTIKSGQAELRALVDQLNTAVVDAQRSVANLKTSATEIEGRLQIEGKKASAIADELGMITEAGNNLADRIERGLSGASAAKKQQAPAETSASKKQQEEILAALREAR, encoded by the coding sequence GTGACAGAGATATCAACACTGATTGTTGATGGCATTTTAGCCGTTCTTCTAGTTTCTGTGATCGTTGTATGCACAATTGTTTACCGACGTTTAGGAACTATTAAATCTGGTCAGGCAGAATTACGTGCACTGGTTGATCAGCTGAATACTGCAGTGGTGGATGCTCAGAGGAGTGTAGCTAATTTGAAGACATCTGCTACGGAGATCGAAGGTAGGCTTCAAATCGAGGGTAAAAAAGCCTCTGCTATTGCGGATGAGCTTGGCATGATAACTGAGGCCGGTAACAATTTAGCAGATCGGATTGAGCGCGGTCTTTCTGGCGCTTCTGCCGCAAAAAAACAGCAAGCTCCTGCTGAAACAAGCGCGAGTAAAAAGCAGCAGGAAGAAATTTTAGCGGCGCTTCGTGAGGCGCGCTAA
- a CDS encoding protein phosphatase CheZ, translated as MLNQANTISLEERTAALKQDLGDNVPVSDIASVVESLVKGSHHDNELGQVAEELRELLFFIGAAKDELFGVQAKSLSNRDIPDANVQLDAVVTATDEAANTIMDAAEQLEKMSEDTEGEQSEKLSELSINLFQASSFQDITGQRITKVNRTLVELETRLNSLADAIGDDYIAEPEDEIETDAEGVAVNDTDLLHGPQLEGEGNTQDEIDALLASFD; from the coding sequence ATGTTAAATCAGGCAAATACGATTAGTTTGGAAGAACGAACGGCGGCACTTAAGCAGGATTTGGGCGATAACGTACCTGTTTCTGATATTGCCAGTGTCGTAGAATCTCTTGTTAAAGGTAGTCACCACGACAACGAACTAGGGCAGGTGGCAGAAGAACTTCGAGAACTGCTCTTTTTTATAGGCGCGGCTAAAGATGAACTCTTCGGTGTTCAAGCAAAGTCTTTATCTAATCGAGATATTCCTGACGCTAACGTTCAGTTGGATGCTGTAGTGACGGCAACAGATGAAGCTGCAAATACTATTATGGATGCGGCTGAACAGTTAGAGAAAATGTCTGAAGATACTGAAGGAGAGCAGTCAGAAAAACTCTCTGAACTGTCTATAAATCTATTCCAGGCTTCTAGTTTCCAAGACATCACTGGACAACGAATTACTAAGGTAAATCGTACGTTGGTTGAGCTTGAAACACGCCTTAACTCACTCGCTGATGCCATCGGCGATGATTATATTGCCGAACCAGAAGATGAGATTGAAACTGACGCTGAAGGGGTGGCAGTGAATGATACAGATCTTCTTCACGGTCCTCAGCTTGAAGGTGAAGGCAATACTCAGGATGAAATTGACGCCCTTCTTGCTAGTTTTGACTAA
- a CDS encoding flagellar basal body-associated FliL family protein: protein MADDNQAEETLGEAELVEGLEKKKFSGKKIIMLGGGAVVLLAVGFIVMSLLGSDDDVADEPADDAELEQLAQEAADKRDAEQLEQDKPQEELALLFYELPPQLYNLNTGGEGTSFLKTQISLEIDRESYRADLEVKLPRILDEFNTYMRELRPSDLEGAAGVFRLKEELLMRINQAVAPTRVKDVLFQEFLIQG from the coding sequence ATGGCAGACGACAATCAGGCAGAAGAAACCTTAGGTGAAGCAGAGCTAGTTGAAGGTTTGGAAAAGAAGAAGTTTAGCGGCAAGAAAATCATCATGCTTGGTGGTGGGGCTGTAGTGTTGCTTGCTGTCGGATTTATTGTGATGTCCCTTTTGGGCAGTGATGATGACGTTGCGGATGAGCCAGCTGATGATGCTGAACTGGAACAACTAGCACAAGAAGCTGCAGATAAGCGTGACGCCGAACAGCTTGAGCAAGATAAGCCGCAGGAAGAGCTGGCCCTGTTGTTTTATGAATTACCGCCTCAATTGTATAATTTGAATACAGGCGGAGAGGGCACTAGTTTTCTTAAAACTCAAATTTCTTTGGAAATTGACCGGGAAAGCTACAGAGCTGACCTTGAAGTGAAGCTTCCACGCATTTTAGATGAGTTTAACACTTATATGAGAGAGTTGCGTCCAAGTGACCTTGAAGGGGCTGCTGGCGTGTTCAGGCTCAAAGAAGAATTATTGATGAGAATTAATCAGGCGGTTGCTCCTACGCGTGTTAAAGATGTGCTCTTTCAAGAGTTTCTGATTCAGGGGTAA
- a CDS encoding flagellar motor protein MotB, producing the protein MKKNVQDEVSSASWMVTFADLLSLLLTFFVLMFSVSSVRQETWQNVIDSMARQFNPERNVSRVTPNETAKELQRNPALGLNLTYLRESMEQMLERYPGFEGTKVIRRGEEVLVSFPAEMFFKRKDVELVPDAERSLRALAGTLVQIRNSIRVAGHTDAVPVSSGKFRSNWELSMARARIVAGALTEYGYRKPITVLGYADTRKNLSYRKELANSERVDIVIRAEETSKGPYDLF; encoded by the coding sequence ATGAAAAAGAACGTACAAGATGAAGTATCAAGCGCTTCTTGGATGGTAACATTTGCCGACCTTCTATCTCTACTCTTAACATTTTTTGTACTTATGTTTTCTGTGAGCAGCGTGCGCCAGGAGACATGGCAAAATGTGATAGATTCCATGGCAAGACAGTTTAATCCTGAGCGCAATGTAAGTCGGGTAACGCCAAATGAAACAGCTAAGGAACTCCAGAGAAATCCAGCCCTGGGTTTGAATTTGACCTATCTAAGGGAATCGATGGAGCAGATGCTTGAGAGATACCCGGGATTCGAAGGGACGAAGGTTATCCGGCGTGGTGAAGAGGTGTTGGTGTCTTTTCCAGCTGAAATGTTCTTCAAGCGCAAAGATGTTGAGCTGGTGCCTGACGCAGAGAGAAGCCTGCGTGCCTTAGCTGGCACCTTGGTGCAAATTCGGAATAGTATTCGTGTTGCAGGGCATACTGATGCTGTACCGGTTAGTTCAGGGAAATTCCGATCAAATTGGGAACTGTCTATGGCTAGAGCTCGGATCGTCGCAGGTGCCTTGACAGAGTATGGGTATCGTAAGCCTATTACTGTACTTGGCTATGCTGATACACGAAAAAACCTGAGTTATCGCAAAGAGTTGGCAAACTCCGAGCGAGTTGATATTGTCATTCGAGCTGAAGAAACGAGTAAGGGACCATATGACCTCTTCTAA
- the fliM gene encoding flagellar motor switch protein FliM: protein MAEDDEPIDDEAVAAEWAAMAGGDDEEEVDQDEMAAEWEAMAGGDGDGDAEDDDGSGPSPGRVLDQDEIDSLLGFDGDGADGEMTGIHALINSALVSYERLPMLDIIFDRMVRMMSTSLRNFTSDNIEVSLDNITSVRFGDYLNSIPLPAMLAVFRAEEWDNYGLMTIDSSLIYSIVDVLLGGRRGTAAMRIEGRPYTTIEQTLVERMISVILRDMCGAFEPLSPVNFTFDRLETNPRFATIARPPNAAVLIKLRVDMEDRGGRCEILFPYATLEPVRELLLQRFMGEKFGRDTIWETHLATELWRANVELRAIMDETSMSLREVMNMEVGQTIVFNKTPKDDVVLKCGEVAMLSGAIGRSGQHVAVQVRQQAERLQNLEIE, encoded by the coding sequence ATGGCTGAAGATGACGAACCAATTGATGATGAAGCGGTAGCAGCCGAGTGGGCAGCTATGGCTGGCGGCGATGATGAAGAAGAAGTCGATCAGGATGAAATGGCCGCCGAATGGGAGGCCATGGCTGGTGGTGACGGCGACGGTGATGCCGAAGACGACGATGGTAGTGGCCCTTCACCTGGCCGGGTACTTGATCAGGATGAAATCGATAGCCTTCTAGGCTTTGACGGTGATGGTGCCGATGGTGAGATGACGGGCATCCACGCACTTATTAACAGTGCGCTGGTTTCCTACGAACGCTTGCCAATGCTTGATATCATCTTTGACCGTATGGTCCGTATGATGTCTACTTCTCTTCGGAACTTCACGTCAGACAATATCGAAGTTTCCCTTGATAATATTACATCGGTTCGTTTTGGTGATTATCTGAACTCTATTCCTTTACCAGCTATGTTAGCGGTATTTCGTGCGGAAGAGTGGGATAACTATGGCCTGATGACCATTGATTCCAGCTTGATCTATTCCATTGTGGACGTGCTTCTTGGTGGCCGTCGTGGTACCGCTGCAATGCGAATTGAAGGACGTCCTTATACAACGATCGAGCAAACCCTCGTTGAGCGGATGATTTCTGTGATCCTTAGGGATATGTGTGGTGCGTTTGAGCCACTTAGCCCAGTTAACTTCACCTTCGATAGGTTGGAGACAAATCCAAGGTTCGCAACAATTGCGCGACCGCCTAACGCAGCGGTTCTGATCAAACTGCGTGTTGATATGGAAGATCGTGGTGGCCGCTGCGAAATTCTATTCCCATACGCTACGCTTGAACCAGTTCGTGAGCTTCTTCTACAGCGCTTTATGGGGGAGAAGTTTGGGCGAGATACCATCTGGGAAACACACTTGGCGACAGAGTTATGGCGCGCAAATGTGGAACTTCGTGCGATTATGGATGAAACCAGCATGTCGCTTCGTGAAGTGATGAATATGGAAGTCGGCCAAACCATCGTATTTAATAAGACACCTAAAGATGATGTTGTGCTAAAATGTGGTGAAGTTGCCATGTTGAGCGGTGCCATTGGCCGTTCAGGGCAGCATGTTGCGGTGCAGGTTCGTCAGCAGGCTGAACGTTTGCAGAATCTGGAAATAGAATAG
- a CDS encoding DoxX family protein, whose translation MEQIRSLFAKLTEFGNRFSTQDYFLLFLRAWAAKIFYQSGRTKAAAIDTDPELEVDQVIEALKGASLDDSVVAAIQENLDEEETYYVSDIVDTASELFPDAGVAEKFQQQFEPTFGDHVSAFFSINDSTTSLFEDEYGIDYIDPEFMGQLALYAETFLPLMILFGIGARLGAFGLLGMTLFIQILVYPGMFADHATWFAALLPIALLGAGKLSFDNLLIKGEK comes from the coding sequence GTGGAACAAATTAGATCTTTGTTTGCCAAGTTAACAGAATTTGGCAATCGTTTTTCTACACAAGATTATTTCCTGTTGTTTTTACGTGCATGGGCTGCAAAGATTTTTTATCAGTCTGGCCGTACAAAAGCAGCTGCAATTGATACCGATCCAGAGCTTGAGGTTGATCAGGTAATCGAGGCGCTAAAAGGTGCTTCACTGGATGACAGTGTTGTAGCGGCTATTCAGGAAAACTTGGACGAAGAAGAAACATACTATGTTTCAGATATTGTAGATACCGCTTCTGAACTATTTCCTGACGCTGGTGTTGCTGAAAAATTCCAGCAGCAGTTTGAACCAACTTTTGGTGATCATGTAAGCGCGTTTTTCTCTATCAATGACAGTACTACATCATTGTTTGAAGATGAGTATGGTATTGATTATATTGACCCAGAATTTATGGGACAGCTTGCACTTTATGCAGAGACATTTTTGCCGTTAATGATTTTGTTTGGTATTGGTGCTCGTCTAGGTGCATTTGGTCTTTTAGGAATGACGCTCTTTATCCAAATACTTGTATATCCAGGTATGTTTGCGGATCACGCAACATGGTTTGCAGCTCTTCTTCCAATTGCATTACTTGGTGCAGGTAAACTATCTTTCGATAACCTTTTGATCAAAGGCGAAAAATAG
- a CDS encoding DUF2282 domain-containing protein gives MKINRIAKTAVATTGVVAFAMAAASTSAVAADKKAKKEKCYGIVAKGMNDCGTSTHSCAGQAKVDNHPEEWIYVTKGLCKRIAGSTKKPKKA, from the coding sequence ATGAAAATCAATCGTATTGCTAAAACGGCTGTTGCTACTACTGGTGTTGTAGCTTTCGCAATGGCGGCTGCTTCTACTTCTGCTGTTGCTGCAGATAAGAAAGCTAAAAAAGAGAAGTGCTACGGCATCGTTGCTAAAGGCATGAACGATTGCGGTACTTCTACACACAGCTGTGCAGGTCAGGCAAAAGTTGATAACCACCCAGAAGAGTGGATCTATGTAACTAAAGGCCTATGTAAGCGTATCGCTGGCAGCACTAAGAAGCCAAAAAAAGCCTAA